The region tgttcacaccagaacaggaGACCGGCTAGTgtgaacatggtggtggcaaacaATACCATTAGACTACGAGAAATCCAGAACCACATCATTGCAGACAAAACAATATTCAATAACATTCACCAGGTGGGCTTTTCTACATTGGACTGTGTATTACAATTCAACCGAATTCGGCTGAAACCGGtctacagggtgccatttgagcaAAACTCAGAGGGTTAACGTGAGTTTCCACCGGGCTGCTCTGGTCCGCAACTGGTTCATTAACCACCCACAATGTATTGTTCTATACCTCCCACCATATTCCCCATTCCTACACACAATTGAAGAGTTTTTTTTCGGCATGGTGATGGAAGGTGTGTGACCGCCATCCCCTTGCACGCCTGCctcttctccaggcaatggaggatgGATGTGGTGACGTTGATGTGGGGGCTTTGGGCGGCTGGATCCGTCACTCCAGAAGAGTCTTTCTctgctgtttagccagggagaacatggcttgtgatgtagatgaggtgctgttgagccagggagaacatggcttgtgatgtagatgaggtgctgttgagccagggagaacatggcttgtgatgtagatgaggtgctgttgagccagggagaacatggcttgtgatgtagatgaggtgctgttgagccagggagaacatggcttgtgatgtagatgaggtgctgttgagccagggagaacatggcttgtgatgtagatgaggtgctgttgagccagggagaacatggcttgtgatgtagatgaggtgctgttgagccagggagaacatggcttgtgatgtagatgaggtgctgttgagccagggagaacatggcttgtgatgtagatgaggtgctgtttagccagggagaacatggcttgtgatgtagatgaggtgctgttgagccagggagaacatggcttgtgatgtagatgaggtgctgttgagccagggagaacatggcttgtgatgtagatgaggtgctgttgagccagggagaacatggcttgtgatgtagatgaggtacTGTGGTCAGACCaaaataggaggcaggatgcaGCCTAATGTCTTCTATTCTTACATTTTGCATgcatttttgtctttgtttttagatttttttaaagaatgagCTACTTTCATTTTTTGTTCTTGTACAGAAAGCCCTTTATCTTACTGAATTGTTTTCCTGGTTTTCTCCTCTTGGGTAAGTGATACATAGGGTGCCAAACACAAGTGTTCAAAAATACTATATTTTGGAAATCAATTACAATGTTTTTGTTACTGTAGTGCATTTGAGTGTTTTATTTATGTATATTTGCGTAGTCATACATGACTGTAACAATATTTTACAACCGGCTACAGTGTCACACTGAAAATGCAAAAGACATAACTGATGGGATATTCATAGTAGTGGTTTGTGTTGAACACATCAGTGTGTTGGTAGACAGCTCTATTCATAGTAGTGGTTTGTGTTGAACACATCAGTGTGTTGGTAGACAGCTCTAttcatagtagtgttttgtgttgaacaCATCAGTGTGTTGGTAGACAGCTCTAttcatagtagtgttttgtgttgaacaCATCAGTGTGTTGGTAGACAGCTCTATTCATAGTAGTGGTTTGTGTTGAACACATCAGTGTGTTGGTAGACAGCTCTATTCATAGTAGTGGTTTGTGTTGAACACATCAGTGTGTTGGTAGACAGCTCTAttcatagtagtgttttgtgttgaacaCATCAGTGTGTTGGTAGACAGCTCTATTCATAGTAGTGGTTTGTGTTGAACACATCAGTGTGTTGGTAGACAGCTCTAttcatagtagtgttttgtgttgaacaCATCAGTGTGTTGGTAGACAGCTCTATTCATAGTAGTTATTTGTGTTGAACACATCAGTGTGTTGGTAGACAGCTCTAttcatagtagtgttttgtgttgaacaCATCAGTGTGTTGGTAGACAGCTCTATTCATAGTAGTTATTTGTGTTGAACACATCAGTGTGTTGGTAGACACCTCTATTCATGTGGCGTGttgcaaaataaaaacattttgtaAAGAGAACAGTTTTCAATGTAGCGTTTGCTTTTGCTAGAGATTTGTAGCGTTTTATATTTAGTGGTTTGGGGGGAAAATGGCCCAAAGATTCAGCAAACGGGTGTAAACAGTTGTGGGAAATGAATGCATTTCCTACTTGTATTTATCCTCTGTCTTTATACAGAGGATAATCTTCCATTGTGCACAGAGCCGCAACCAAAACTTCCCCACGAGGataaagttattattattatattattattattattattatattattattattattattatattattattattattattattatttattattattattatttattattatattattattatgtattattattattatttattattattatattattattattatttattattattattatttattattattatattattattattatttattattattattatttattattatattattattattatttattattattattatttattattattataatattattattatttattattattattatttattattattattatttattattattattatttattattattatattattattattatttattattattattatgtattattattattatttattattattattatttattattattattatttattattattatattattattattattattatttattattattattatttattattattattatttattattattatattattatattattattatattattattattatttattattattattatttattattattatattattataattatttattattattatattattattattatttattattattatttattattattatattattattattatttattattattatattattatcttATTGTGTGTTTCATTTAACGGCACAACATGTTATGGACTTGTAATTAATTGTCAATCTAGATGACATGCTAGAAGGAAAACAGGATGCGTGAACCCCTTCGCTGGAAAGGAAGTCATGACATGCCGGTTTTTCCCATCCACCCCCATTCTCAAGATGTTTGCACACACCTCCTAAAGAAAAATACTATTAACTGTGTATTCTGACGTATTGTGTTCCCCAATGTTTTCTTTCATCGCTCCCAAAGGTGGGAAAACTCCCAGATGTCATAGCCTGGAGTTCTATGGAAAAACACACCTTTTAAATGTTGCAAATGTGGTATGAAGCAATACTCCTACAGTCTGGCCCAGTTcccatttagtgtgtgtgttccagtattcTTTGTTGTCTCTCAGTTCACAGATTTCTAATCACAAGGTGGCTGAACTCTACTCTTGTTTGCCATAACTTCTTCTTTTGTTTGGCTGTAGCCTCTATTTTGGTAAGGCTTTAGCTTTCACATGCCTTTCTTTGTGGAATAGGGTTGGAATAGGCTTTTGGAAATAGCCCTTAGATGTAAAAAAATATGCAGCAATCTTAAACAGTGTAGATAaagatggatttttttttttgattcTGGGGACTTTTATCTGGACTCTCAAATCAATGTCTGATATCTTAATCAAACTTATCCGTATCCCAACATATTCCCTCCATAGTGCACTTattttaaccaggacccatagggcgcATAGGGTGCCAATTAGGATGCACTCTAAACCTGCATCAATAACTGTAGCTAGGGACCACAACACGTTTTATAAATGTTACACCCATAAATGGACCAGTCACTTTACAGTTCCTTTAATTTAATCTACTCACAGTTTAATCCATCAAAATAGACAAGAGCAAGGTATCAATGAACTACAATATTTTACCTTTTGAGGTTAGTCATTAAAGGTCTCATTTAATTAAAAAATGAATTCAAGTTCACTGAAAATCTTGATTTGACAGTCATTGTTAAAAAGAtcaatgaaaaatatatattaattaaATGCAAAGTTCACAAAAAGTTAGCAAATGTTTGATTGTCTCTGAGTTTAATTTAAAGATGGGTGTTTGAACCAGCTGCCAGTACATTTtgacccctgacctttaacccctgacTTATGACCTTAAAGCTATAGGGCACTCTCCTCAGCCCAGGCGTTGCTGAAACCTTAActtgcctggataggtatttcaCATATCAGCTAGCTAAACACGTTATAGCTTTGTGATCTAAAGGCGCCATTGAAAATGAGTCCCTGGTCTCAATGTGGCTCCCCTGATTAAATACATGTTAATAAAATAGTTGTTTTATTACTTTTCCaatcccagactgtagctttaaggtTCCCAGGTGGAATCAAAGCTAATTTACTCTTTCTGGAATGTTATTTATCATTTTGTCacataaaatatataaaagatatAGTACATGAATGTGCCACTGAGAAACAACATGGTCTGCTGGGTAAAAACTGAAGACAGAAGGAAACAACATGGTCTGCTGGGTAAAAACTGAAGACAGAAGGAAACAACATGGCATGCTGGGTAAAAACTGAAGACAGAAGAAAAAAACATGGTCTGCTGGGTAAAAACTGAAGACAGAAGGAAACAACATGGTCTGCTGGGTAAAAACTGAAGACAGAAGGAAACAACATGGCATGCTGGGTAAAAACTGAAGACAGAAGGAAACAACATGGTCTGCTGGTTAAAAACTGAAGACAGAAGGAAACAACATGGTCTGCTGGGTAAAAACTGAAGACAGAAGGAAACAACATGGCATGCTGGGTAAAAACTGAAGACAGAAGGAAACAACATGGTCTGCTGGGTAAAAACTGAAGACAGAAGGAAACAACATGGTCTGCTGGGTAAAAACTGAAGACAGAAGGAAACAACATGGCATGCTGGGTAAAAACTGAAGACAGAAGGAAACAACATGGTCTGCTGGGTAAAAACTGAAGACAGAAGGAAACAACATGGTCTGCTGGGTAAAAACTGAAGACAGAAGGAAACAACATGGCATGCTGGGTAAAAACTGAAGACAGAAGGAAACAACATGGCATGCTGGGTAAAAACTGACAGAAGAAACAACATGGTCTGCTGGATAAAGACTGAAGATGGAAGGAAACTGAAAAAGTGCACTAGTGGTAGGAGGAATCACATTTTtccattcatttaaaaaaaaaaaactcccatGGACCAGGAGAAGGGGGGTGGAGGTGGCAGTGAGGTGGCagtgagggtggagggagggcgTCCAATTGGGACTTTAGGACTGCTTGGACATCAACTTCTTACAGTGTTTACCCTgcaaacacacagatacacacagacagtgttaGATCAGTTGGAGTTTGAACGTTAGGACTGGATTTGATCCGAATCACAGACGTATTGCAGAAGATCCTAGTTGATGATAGATTTAAATTTAAAAAGGCAATGTGTCTGGAGACCACATTCCCTGTAAACGCTGCATGTCTAGGCTCAATCAGAAATTACTATCACATGTTTTCTTGGCAGATCGTCCGCGATAAGGATTAAATCCAGCCCTTAGTCttcaggacaatgacacaacgtAAGAGTAACGTAACATGTTGCTAAAAGATAGAGTCTAAGAGACCATTTACACTTGATCTGAATATGTGGTCAGAGGCTCCCTATAGATGGCGCCTCAGGAGGCACGCAGAGGCCAAATTTAGCTCTGAATCCCCTTCGCCGTGCGCCTCTCAAATGCTGCAATAACACAGACAACTCCGCGTTGGTCACGATTGGTTGACAGAAGGTGGGGGAGGGAGgtactgtataaacacaaactcacttccttgacaacttcatTCAAAACAGCTCTGCGCTGCTCGGCGAAGCGCAAGAGGTATGAATgtcctgacttctgcagaggccgtatCCCTGTAAATGCTGTACGGCCCAATGCAAACGTTGAACTGAGCGTGCAGTCTAAGTGAGAACAGCATACCTTGAAGTTGGTGTCATCGCACATCTTGATCAGCTTGTCCATGTGTTTCATCAGGTTAGTAACCCAGGCAGGGCCGGTGGGGGCACACAGCCTACGTCCCTTTCTGGTGTTGAAGCTGGAACACAATACAAGCACCACATCAGTACAGACCATCGTCTATATACAACCATAACGTCAGTTGGAGTTTTCACCACACTGCTTTTAGGCCAATCCAATCCTCTCTGATCTCCAGGAAGAGTTTTGGATTGGACACTGGTGGCATTCCGGGGCGACCTCATTGCAGTCGTGTGGTTACATGCCATGTCATTGGCTGTTGAGTCAGATATCCAATTGCTGTATCATCTGAAGAGTCTAGCTAATATGTTAAAGACTTATTCAGGCATTGTGAAATCTGTCAGTTGACTGCAATGTGGTCAGCCTGGAACGCGGCCTAAGTCTTTAAGCGAATACCTGAACCTCCGGTCTCTCAGTCAATAGGATACTCACACCATGGCGTCAATGGAGCAGCCTTGACCCCTAACCTGAGGCTGGTAACCAGTGACAATGCGTTGTGGGATCTCTTTTTTGTTGACCTCCAGACAGCAGTCCATCACCATCTGGCCATGAGTCactgaaagaggagagaaagagaatttaCAAAAACATTGAATTCTGTTAAACAGTCAAGCAGATAATTGCCCCAACAACAACTAATGTTGTAAAGTTATAGAGAATTAGTGATGGAGAAATAAGGAGACAGCTGGAGGGATAGGAGACCGATggagggataggagaccgagggagggataggagaccgatggagggataggagaccgagggagggataggagaccgagggagggataggagaccgagggagggataggagaccgatggagggataggagaccgagggagggataggagaccgatggagggataggagaccgagggagggataggagacagctggagggataggagaccgagggagggataggagaccgagggagggataggagaccgagggagggataggagaccgaTGGAGGGACAGGAGACCGATGGAGGGACAGGAGACCGATGGAGGGAcaggagaccgagggagggataggagaccgaTGGAGGGATAGGAGACCGATGGGGGGATAGGAGACCGATGGGGggataggagaccgagggagggataggagaccgatggagggataggagaccgatggggggataggagaccgaggaagggataggagaccgatggagggataggagaccgagggagggataggagaccgaTGGAGGGATAGGAGACAGCTGGAGGGAtaggagactgagggagggataggagaccgagggagggataggagaccgaTGGAGGGATAGGAGACCGATGGAGGGACAGGAGACCGATGGAGGGACAGGAGACCGATGGAGGGACAGGAGACCGATGGAGGGATAGGAGACAGCTGGAGGGATAGGAGACCGATGGGGggataggagaccgagggagggataggagaccgatggagggataggagaccgagggagggatAAGAGACCGATggagggataggagaccgagggagggataggagaccgagggagggataggagaccgagggagggataggagaccgagggagggataggagaccgagggagggataggagaccgatggagggataggagaccgagggagggataggagaccgatggagggataggagaccgagggagggataggagaccgagggagggataggagacagctggagggataggagaccgagggagggataggagaccgatggagggataggagaccgagggagggatAAGAGACCGATggagggataggagaccgagggagggataggagaccgagggagggataggagaccgatggggggataggagaccgagggagggataggagaccgatggagggataggagaccgatggggggataggagaccgaggaagggataggagaccgatggagggataggagaccgagggagggataggagaccgatggagggataggagaccgagggagggataggagaccgatggagggataggagaccgatggagggataggagaccgagggagggataggagaccgatggagggataggagaccgagggagggataggagaccGGTGGGGggataggagaccgagggagggataggagatagatggagggataggagaccgagggagggataggagaccgatggagggataggagaccgagagagggataggagaccgagggagggatTGGAGACCGATGGGGGGATAGGAGACAGCTGGAGGGATAGGAGACAGCTGGAGGGATAGGAGACAGCTGGAGGGATAGGAGACAGCTGGAGGGATAAGAGACCGATGGGGggataggagaccgagggagggataggagaccgagggagggatATAAGACcgagggagggataggagaccgagggaggggtggagaccgagggagggataggagaccgatggagggataggagaccgagggagggatagaagaccgagggagggataggagaccgatggagggataggagacagctggagggataggagaccgagggatggataggagaccgagggagggataggagaccgagggagtgataggagaccgagggagggataggagaccgagggagggataggagaccgagggagggataggagaccgagggagggataggagaccgagggagggatAGAAGACCGAGGGAGGGTTAGGAGACCGATGGAGGGATAGGAGACAGCTggagggataggagaccgagggatggataggagaccgagggagggataggagaccgagggagtgataggagaccgagggagggataggagaccgagggagggataggagaccgagggagggataggagaccgagggagggataggagacagctggagggataggagaccgagggagggataggagaccgagggagggataggagaccgagggagggataggagaccgagggagggataggagaccgagggagggacaggagacagctggagggataggagaccgagggagggataggagaccgagggagggataggagaccgagggagggataggagactgatggagggataggagaccgaggg is a window of Oncorhynchus mykiss isolate Arlee chromosome 11, USDA_OmykA_1.1, whole genome shotgun sequence DNA encoding:
- the LOC110536449 gene encoding C-C motif chemokine 19, which encodes MASTMDSAKILFSVLFLYVCYQVTHGQMVMDCCLEVNKKEIPQRIVTGYQPQVRGQGCSIDAMVFNTRKGRRLCAPTGPAWVTNLMKHMDKLIKMCDDTNFKGKHCKKLMSKQS